The Magnolia sinica isolate HGM2019 chromosome 9, MsV1, whole genome shotgun sequence genome contains a region encoding:
- the LOC131254918 gene encoding DNA (cytosine-5)-methyltransferase 1A-like, translated as MPTQVKFGVLEAGAFGVSQSRKRAFIWATSPEETLPEWPEPMHVFAGPELKITLPRDVQYAAIRSTAGGAPFRVITVRDIIGDLPSVGNGASKTEWM; from the coding sequence GTGAAATTTGGTGTTCTAGAGGCTGGAGCCTTTGGTGTTTCTCAGTCTAGGAAACGAGCATTCATATGGGCAACTTCTCCAGAAGAGACACTCCCAGAGTGGCCAGAGCCAATGCACGTCTTTGCAGGCCCAGAACTGAAAATCACATTACCAAGGGATGTACAGTATGCTGCCATCAGGAGTACAGCTGGAGGGGCACCCTTCCGTGTAATAACTGTGAGAGATATAATTGGAGATCTCCCATCTGTTGGAAATGGAGCATCTAAAACGGAGTGGATGTGA